The following are encoded in a window of Naumovozyma castellii chromosome 8, complete genome genomic DNA:
- the NCAS0H01390 gene encoding uncharacterized protein (ancestral locus Anc_6.123) → MTDTSIGKVNAADPECNPKYIRPNEYIDDYTAPKKEPPARTTTPTTTTTMKTSKDSKTNDFNTNDPSFVTSTSSNTRPSESLMASLDSFGRSVLNASPRSSISSMSASAAMDRLKNPERDKLPLNASATSVSSKSENKEEENIDSKYKYDWNELPKATSSVLIRKGNLNKVEVKKDGIKKMVEYDPMYNKRLAEMDLFFTFNLNSTPKDALINSKKRVLSYTSFLTDYLKVRKSAFESYSLDVDVITSIETVLKSYISFNPLYDYGEIERILELWYLQADKFLLQSNSGIFSNEIIQYLLKRKSLLRQSNQSNNNSLEAIESSKVTFNEAYDDKTEGKVGNDSLIGYQYHDIDILLIRPKLCHQRGWQLAYDEPSLNIADFELDTSPWLEHGSASSPTITEGKTMASNMDKYIPKNMGMVKGIPTLKIVKDMSELKELDSETAPNYMVDCMDRKIFASKSNRPSSVDEAALAGEQQQQQQQQQDITASKRNKKGRNKNTRKSGMLNFFKRKHSQLTLPASSVTPTSAGSIISEKTMSTGDQNENNQNIWLEDYFCKALSNYQRVILPTQYILPGDGKLLQVQTTESDDSSLSLSSRSKESSNFKSHEKNALLYGKEFLQIRLPFKTDSIPTISCPGIWTNLTYNKWRALLREMYRCIIPGGYITAIVADIKVSNSYREQNDTDDDTLFETTLERDKSFDAMTLEAINKGLHIHPTKHMTKSFKEVGFTGIKSTVLSLKTGDFKDDMGCLDEFVFLQNWDYTLRRQLPDGANPPKGLDPTTLFDRYVKEHWGKIDDNAGCFRTLYIVAQKPKRQAYK, encoded by the coding sequence ATGACTGACACATCAATAGGAAAAGTGAATGCGGCAGATCCTGAATGTAATCCCAAATACATACGACCAAATGAATACATAGATGATTACACTGCACCCAAAAAGGAGCCCCCAGCAAGGACAACAACACCTACCACTACTACCACCATGAAAACTTCAAAGGATAGTAAGACAAACGACTTCAATACTAATGACCCCAGTTTCGTAACATCAACAAGTAGTAATACAAGACCATCGGAGAGTTTAATGGCTTCTCTGGATAGTTTTGGACGTAGTGTCTTAAACGCGTCGCCTAGGTCGTCCATTTCTTCCATGTCTGCTAGTGCTGCTATGGATAGATTGAAAAATCCTGAGAGAGATAAATTGCCCTTGAATGCTAGCGCTACATCTGTATCTTCCAAGTCTGAAAACAAGGAGGAGGAAAACATAGACtccaaatataaatatgatTGGAATGAACTACCAAAGGCAACGTCTAGTGTTCTGATAAGGAAAggaaatttaaataaagttGAAGTTAAGAAGGATGGcataaaaaaaatggtCGAGTATGATCCCATGTATAATAAGAGGCTGGCAGAAatggatttatttttcacGTTTAATTTGAATTCCACTCCAAAGGATGCACTTATTAATTCTAAGAAAAGAGTATTATCGTATACAAGTTTCTTGACggattatttgaaagtgAGGAAGAGTGCATTTGAAAGTTATTCATTAGACGTTGATGTTATCACTTCGATTGAGACTGTTTTAAAGAGttatatttcatttaatcCCTTATATGATTATGGTGAAATAGAGAgaatattggaattatGGTATTTGCAAGCTGATAAATTCTTATTACAATCCAATTCGGgtatcttttcaaatgaaattatacaatatttattaaagagAAAATCTCTGTTGAGGCAGTCAAATcaaagtaataataattctttagAAGCTATTGAATCTTCTAAAGTTACATTTAATGAAGCTTACGATGATAAGACCGAAGGGAAAGTAGGTaatgattcattaataGGTTATCAGTATCATGATATCGATATCTTACTGATAAGACCAAAACTTTGCCACCAACGAGGTTGGCAATTAGCATACGATGAACCAAGTTTAAATATAGCCGATTTCGAATTAGATACATCGCCATGGCTTGAACATGGATCAGCTTCCTCTCCAACAATAACTGAAGGTAAAACTATGGCAAGTAACATGGACAaatatattccaaaaaataTGGGTATGGTGAAAGGAATTCCGACTCTAAAAATTGTAAAAGATATGAGTGAGTTGAAGGAACTTGATAGTGAAACTGCTCCTAATTATATGGTGGATTGCATGGatagaaaaatatttgcttcaaaatcaaatagACCGTCTTCGGTGGATGAAGCAGCCTTGGCCGGAgaacagcagcagcaacagcaacagcaacaggATATTACTGCttcaaaaagaaataaaaaaggTAGGAATAAAAATACAAGGAAATCAGGAATgttgaattttttcaaaaggaaGCATTCTCAATTAACTTTACCTGCATCTTCAGTGACTCCAACTTCTGCTGGATCTATAATATCGGAAAAGACGATGTCAACAGGGGatcaaaatgaaaataacCAAAATATCTGGCTCGAGGATTACTTTTGCAAAGCATTGAGTAATTACCAAAGAGTTATATTACCCACTCAATATATACTGCCTGGGGATGGTAAATTATTACAAGTGCAAACTACTGAATCTGatgattcttcattatcactAAGTTCCAGAAGTAAAGAATCATCGAATTTTAAATCACATGAAAAAAATGCACTCCTTTATGGTAAAGAATTTTTACAAATAAGATTACCCTTTAAGACAGATTCTATTCCCACTATATCATGTCCTGGAATTTGGACAAACCTAACCTATAATAAGTGGAGAGCATTGTTGAGAGAAATGTATAGATGCATAATCCCTGGTGGATACATAACAGCAATTGTTGCAGACATTAAAGTTTCAAACTCGTATAGGGAACAAAATGACACGGATGATGACACACTTTTCGAAACGACATTGGAAAGAGACAAAAGTTTTGATGCAATGACATTGGAGGCCATTAATAAAGGGCTTCATATTCATCCAACAAAGCATATGACCAAGAGTTTCAAGGAGGTAGGATTTACAGGTATTAAATCAACTGTATTAAGTTTAAAGACAGGTGATTTCAAAGATGATATGGGGTGTCTAGATGAGTTCGTATTTTTGCAAAATTGGGATTACACTCTAAGGAGACAACTTCCTGATGGTGCCAATCCTCCAAAGGGGCTAGATCCGACGACACTATTCGATAGGTATGTTAAAGAGCATTGGGGTAAGATTGATGATAACGCAGGATGTTTCAGAACTCTTTATATTGTTGCACAAAAACCCAAAAGACAGGCCTATAAATAA